Genomic DNA from Magnolia sinica isolate HGM2019 chromosome 4, MsV1, whole genome shotgun sequence:
ATCTGATCAGATCGATGGTTATTGAGTAGGCTACATGTGTGTTGATTTTGGAACTTTGGTTGATTGTTTTTTCACTGTCCATTTTTTTTATACAGATGTGGTCCATACGATGAACGGACCGATCTAATATTCGGACTGCAGCAATAACAAGATGGTTCGGGGTAGATGAACGGCGAGGATCTTGCATGAACGTGCGACGTTGGCAAGGGTAGCCTGAGTAGGACTAGACCCCCTGCTCTTGCATTTTTGAAGAGAAGTAGACAAAAGAGATGGTATTGAGAAATCGGGTTTCAGCCACGTAGATATTGAATGGACCACACGATGATCGTGTGGCCTACGTGAGGCTGTACCATCAATTTCTGTAGCTATATATACCGAACAGTTATCTATATCCATACGTCTCTTTCTCAGCCTCAGGTAATTAAAGAGAGAAGAACGGGACCGAATCCTTCACACCACCTATGTTTTATGCAGCACTCAAAGCAcgggtgggcccacaaggttttctgtgtgaaatccactccgtccatcagctgtgCTCCTCAATTCTAGgctctttggaaaaaaaaattcagccAGATagataattcaggtgggccacaccacatggaacaacgGAAATAGGATGCTGGCCATAGGtttttgtgtggggccaccatagcaagtatatttcatcaaacccgttcatgaggtgtgACTCACAGGGGGATGAAAGGTTTTACGCACAGTTTTAGATTGTTCAcattggttgtggcccatttgatttttttcatcggGCTGATCTTTTGTATTTTCAGTGAATATAAGGTTTCTGacgtgatggacggagtggatttcacatgtccAGCAACGTGGCCCCGTAGAGCTAGGTTGTTTTAAAAGAGTTGTTATAGGCTATTCCAGCGCAGAACAGAGCGTCTTGGCGGAGTCTTCAGCACATTAAGGTCATTTCGATACTCATTTCTCTCCACGGCAGTTTTGCTAAATCCACATGCTTGGAGCCATAGAAATCCAAATGTGAGAACACGTGCTAATATGAAACCCGTGTATGGGTCTTAGCCTTTTTTTTCCCTAGCGGTTCATTTGTTTTATATGTTAGATCACTTTGTGGAAAGCTCGTTGGATGCGGATAGGACGCACACAGTCACCAAAGCCGTTGAAAACGCGCCATGCATGCATATGCACATGCGCAGGTAACGCTTTTCCATTCGCAGTGGATCAGGTGCGTCCAATGCCATACTAGACGGAAGCGGATCGCGTGCGAAAACGGATTGGcgactccccctgacaccagccaatggctggtggttggtgtaccgtgggacccacatgatgtatgtgtttcatccatttttacagatcattttatggtttgatcccAGAAATGAGagttatataaatctcaggtggaccataccacatgaaaacaatagtgattggatatccatcattaaaatcttcccaaggcccactgtactgtttttttgacattccaatatgtttattagatcatacaggcccagatgaagggaaaaaaccaaaatcatcttgatccaaaacttttatggccccaaaatgctttttaatggtcgacgctcattcaacactgtttcctgtaatgtggtccacttaagattgggatataactcgtttttggtctcataccgtaaaatgatctgtaaaattagatggtgtcagggggagtagccaatccgttttcagcgcgtactgagtaactcagtaggatTAAGGTACTGAGTaaaatgggaacggattggctactccccctgacaccggccattggctggtggtcggtgctccgtggggcccaccatgatgtatgtgtgtcatccatgccgttcatctatttttatatatcattttatgacacaaaaaaagaaatgaagtatatttcaatctcaagtggattacattacaggaaacagtgttgaataaattttgaccattaaaaacattttgggggctataaaagtttttgattaagctgatatttattttttcccttcatctgggtctttatgaccaaatcaacatattggatgtcaaataaacagtacagtgggccttaggagaattttaaggtgaatatccattcattatttttctcctgtggtgtggcccacctaagatttatatccctaaaattttttgtatcaggataaaatgatctttaaaaatggatgaacgtaatggatgaaacacgtacatcatagtggggcccacagagcaccgaccaccagccacgggctggtgtcagggggagtagccaatccgtctccgagTAAAATTTGTGAGgttcactatgatttatgtattttatccactccgttcgtcCATTTTATGGGATAATTCTAGAGTTccattccaaaaataaagcatatccaacacTTAAAttggccacactacaggaaatagtgtgaattgaacatctaccgttgaaaaattctctggggctacagaagttttggatcaagcttatttttaattttttgaacacgttggatgacaaataaaaatcactgtgcggcctaacaaggtttcaacggtgaaaatcactattcccactgtttcctgtagtatgattctgttgatctttgtatattcttcaattttgggttcaacgccttaaattacatggaaaaacggatggacggcgtggatagactacatacattcacggtggtgCCGCGTTCAGCTCGGATTTTAGACGTGTCAGATTGTGACAGATGTGCCTGCATGTGGGGTGTAAGACTCCCACATGCACATGGAATTAACAAAACCTCTTATTTCCAACCTGTAATCAATTGTGTGGAACCGTAGATAGGTGGGCCCATGTCAAGAGGCACGTGTGGAAATTCAGATGAGGTGGTATTTTCACCAAGAGCAAAGTATTCCTGTGGTTGTGCTGATGCAGGGCTATTCCATCATTCAATGGGAGAAGGCAAAGTTGTTCCACTGTCGGATCAATCAACATTTGGGCCATCAAATTAGTCCATTCaccattttaattaaaaatgttgTCATTCATTtgtattaaaaatctaaattatTCATGTTGGAAAAAATTTAATATAGCGTATAATGGAGGATAGAGAAAGAAGACAACGAGACAATTGGATTTATGGGGTTCAAAGCTTGACTTGAACGGTCAATTTcccaagttgatttttttttttttttcttattattattattattattttaaattcctgcaactgaaaataaagaaaatatgcAAATTGTCCTCGGGATATAATGAACTATCAATTTAAATTTCAGCACAAAAATTTACATATTTAAATATTGAAtaaatctctagttttgacacttaTATAACTTTAAAACACTACAAACTCTCAAAGAGTAGTGCACAATGGATAATTTTatctgaaaaataaaaagaatcatTTCTAAATTATAGCATCCATGATTTATAGCAAATTAAGGGTTATTGAGTTACTCCTGAAGAGATACTTATGCGCCTTTTCAATACATCCATACCCATTTACAATAAACAATATTATTCCACGAAAGGACATGGCTTTTATATAAAACTATAGTCACATGTACCATAGGTCCTAATAATCCTAACTGTTGCCACACGAGTGATACGTGGCatacatgccacatgtacaactatGTTACAATCACTTTCAAGCAATGCTAAAATCTCAAGGGAAGACGTATGGACGGTGCAGAAGCAAAAATCCATTCTTTTACTGATTAGATATAGATTCTTTCTATAAAAAGTTTTTATaatcaatatatttatttacttattacaaataaacttttatttttaaatttatttttattataaaaacacaACAATCCAATAATTCAGATTGAAGATATGGATCATATCAAAAGTCATATTGATTAATGGAAGATCAACTGTCTAGGTGTGCAATTTGTACTAATCAATCTCATTTAATTAGATGTTGGAAATAGATTTAGTTGAGCTGACTTGTCTAAGGGCCTGTTAACGATGGGGATTCCTGGGAAAAAAAACATGTTTTCGTACAAGTTTTcaagcaagctgatatttgtattttcccttcaagtatgtgtgaccttatgaacaagttggatggcaaagaaacattaaggtgggcatcAAGAAGGTTAGCAAGCAAAACAGGCGGATAACTTTcctaaaacacatacgtcatgataAGCATCATAGAGATTGGGCCACATTGTTTTTAAAGAATATTCCGAATAATTATTAATTTCATCCCCAATTTTAAATCTTTAGTACAGGATGCCAGGTAACAGTTGTCTAATGAATATAGAAATTTTGTGTGTCAAATAAATATTCCCTAAAAATAAATATACTTTTTAATAGTTTTGATGGACCTTGAATTCTAGTCATCAAACAACCTCTAAAGGTCTTAACAGTAGACGGCTTCTACCATAAAAGGCTGCGTTGTGACTTTGGATGGGGGGCTGATATCGGGCCAGATGTCTATTTTCCTTGAGCATCCACAGAATCCTCTAGTCAAGAAAACTTCACCTGCTAAAAAGACCAGAGAAGTGGCTCTGCCCTGCGTTCCATTCATATCAGATAATGCTGGCAGGACTGCTTAAAAGGAATGTATTCTAACATTCTTCTTAGATGGAGTCGAAGGTTAACATATTAGAATGCATTATGTAGGAATATGTTGCAGTGATCCACCTCACAAAGTGATGGAAACTTCCATTATGCTGCAACACCCGGCAACTGATCCCTAAGTCTTGTTTCAGTGATATTGGAACCAattcctttaaaaataaaaataaaagaaggatTGCATCACAAGGATGCAGAGCCACCAGCACTTAGGTTGTTAACGGGGGGACTTCTTGTCTTAGACTCGACCATTTTTGTTTGGGCCACGGATAGTTGGGCGGGCTCTATTCAAATTGGGTTGTCTAGGTCTATTCCTGGCCCATTGGCTACTTACCAGAGCAAGTCGAATGCTCTACCCAACTGACGCATTGGCAGGAAACACATGCATTTTGGATGTGATCTTCTCAGCTGGGCTACAGGTGCGGCCCATTAACTGGGGCAGTGTAAGAATCAATGAAAAACCAAtggtctgactcaacatacaggtgCGGCCCACGTAGTGAGAGTGGGTAATACTGATTTTTGCCAAGGGGTGATGATCTTCATTCATGGTAGGGCCGGCCGCGGTTTCCATGGTAAGGATGGTTCTACACAAGTGACATGTTTGAAGCCACGACTGCTGAATTGCACTACCAGAAGCATCCTATGGAAGTTTAGAACAATGTGACTGAGTCCAACACACATGATGCCAGCATGATTTcctctcatcaggtgggacccctGTTGGATTGACCAAAAACAATGTAAACCAAAATCCATTCTGGCCTAATGATCCTAACCAGCCAATCAATTTCTTGGACATGAACTGTTAAATAGCTACGGTAACAGTCCACAGCCAATGGCAAAAGCCCTTGTGATTAAAATGGTCATTATCATCCGATCAAAaattgtatttaaaaaaaaaaaaaaaaatctttttggtCCAATTGTCATCTCTAGAACAGAGATTAAGAATTCCCTAGGTTAATGAGAGTCTCTACCTTAAGTACCTCCCTCTTTAAATGAAAATGAATTCTTCGGATCAAAACTTTTTTGGTGCCTCTGGTCATTCCCCACACATAAAAGAATCCCGGACAGAAATATactaatgaattaaaaaaaataaaaagaagaagcatgTAGCACTGACCATCAAACTGACAGAAAAGATAAACAAGAAAAGAGATGGTGAGAACAGAAGAACAGATAACAGGAAAGAGTAGAATGATTCATAATATAACCTAAAAAGAATAACCTAATCAGTAATCACAACAATCAAATTATGAGAAGCCGCAAGAACAATGCCTCAGAAGATCAGTCAGCCATTTACCCCCCACGCTTTGGATCTGCCAAATGCCATTTCTCATCTAGAACAGCTACAGTAAAGTCTCCTTATCTCCTTCATCACTCTAGCAAGCACAGCCTCCGGATTGCTGCTCTGAACGTGATGAATCCACTTGGGGCTTCAAGCTCACATCAACCATGTCATCCTGCTTTGTTGAAGAGAGGGTCTCCATACCCGGTAAGGCAGCAGCTATCTTACGGAACAGCGGCTGCATTTTTACCATGTTAGAAATGCTATTTGATGTCAGTAATAGAACAAGACTGAAGAAAAGACAGTGGAAAGAAGCAAAACTCGTTTCACCTTGATATTGAATCCACCTTTAGCACTGGTTTCTATAAACATGACACCAAATTCCCGTGACTTTGAATCTCCTTCCTCTATTGAAACTTGCCTGTTTGATAACCAAAAGGGGACAGGATAATTTTGGAAAAGAACCATAGTTTTATATTCAATGGTTGGATAAATGACTCAAGTTCATGGATTGAGATAACCATCGATATTGAATTTGACAGAATGGATTACATTCCACATCCGCCTTTGGAATATTTTGACGGGAAATTCCATAAAATTATATGATTCTAAGGTCATGATAGTTCATATCAGTTGAAATAAAAGTTAGGACATCACAATGAGTTAATGCAGTAAAACCCAAATGGTGGGATATGAATTTCTGCATAAGCATGCGCGTGCTCATGTGCTCTGGTGAATGCACATGTAGAAGTTAATGCATGCATTGTTAGGAAATGCATGTATGCTGCCAGTAAATGGTTTTTAAGATGCttatttttctcctttttctttttgaatggtACACAAAAtaatgtgtttgtgtgtgtgtgcaatcTTTAAAGATTTCCATCCATCAATAATCCCATATGCTAAATTTTGGAGTGAGATATCAACAGAGACTATGCTAACAAAATGAACATGGAAATGAAAAATGACGGTGCATTTCAAACAGGGCACACACAATGGCATTCCCAGactattttccttttttgaggTTGCAGTTTGCAAAGCGACATATGCGGGGCTGCATGAGATATCACCCTGCTCTCACAAAACACAGATCTCCAGGCTTTCTACTAGACCACCAACATCATAATTtctgattattttttaaaaaatttatttaaagaatGCTAAAAGAACTAACAGGTATGTACAAAATATGCAGGACTGGAATAGGCTGTGAATCCCAGAGGTTATAGACCAATATCATTTCTGATAAAAAGATTACTAAAGGAATTAGTGGGCACACACAAAATATGCATGAACGAAATCATTCGAGTGATTAAAATGGAAAAAGAGGAATCTTTCTGGTCTTTATCAGTCCTCACCTTTTGTCCACGAGATCAGTTTTGTTACCAACTAGGACGATAATGACATCACTTCCACGTTCAGCGCGTACTTCCTCGATCCACTTGGAAGTGTTTAAAAATGATTGCCGGTCTGCATTAAATCAAGATGGGGAAGGTCAGCTGCAGAATGGAACTTTTCTTTTTCTAAGTGGAATTTGATATATAAATAAATTTGAATAAGTGCCCACATTTGCATACAGAATTCATCTagataaatgtgtgtgtgtgtcatttcATTGAACTATTTTATTAAACTGGACGATTGAAGCTGAAAGGAGATGTTGAGATATTTCTACTTAGGAGAAGCAtcgataggtaataagatgagggaaagtaggattagatggtttggtcatgtgcaatggagaccaagaactacgcTTGTTAGAAGGGGTGAGTTGGTAATGACCACTCCGTATACTCTGCTTTAGTCCgattaattttaaatcctttagattctaaagcaactctccataaatctagcttttttttttttttgcttaacacgttagtacacaccccactgttagccacacccaacttgggaatcgataccaagaccttagtgttgaaatgaagttatcttcacttagtctaccacttgagctatggatctgtgtgttattttattattgtttattttttgtttatgccCTCCCTCGTCTTTTAATCATATCAATATATCCTTGAAACTCTTTTCTCTCCCAACACCGACCAGATCAACTCTCTAGAGATCCTATTGCAAGCTTCCTGTAAGTccataaagaccatgtggagatccttcctccctTCCCTATATATTTCCATCAATTGtgtaagtaggaaaatagcttcgtGGTAGACCTCCTTGGCATGAAACTaaactgattttctgatacattcCTCTCATGCCTTACTCTTTGCTTAATCACTCTTTCCCAAAGTTTCATAGCAACAGGCAATGGGTAACATGGTCAGGAGAAAAGAAGATGCATCGGTATTTATTGAGAAGGAAAGTTTTTTTATTATTGGAAGGTTCAGTGAAGAAACACACATACAGCACAAGTGTGTATAGCCCTGCTCATGCGCATGTGCCAATATGGGACATGTCCTATACGTACATCAATCAAAACTGTAAAAATTGTTGGACCCACTTTGATGGGATGTAACCCAAAAGGCACACCTATCAGGTGTTCCTTAGAGTGgtatttgatgccatcaaatggatagtttaaaaaatagaaaaaatcaatggtccaaatcccATGGGCAGAATCTGACAGTAAAGATGGTCTGGTTGAATTTGATGCCATTTCAACAGTGGGGTGCAGGATTTGCAGGTCTGTATAGACATAAACGTGTGCCACATGGGGTGGATGTGAGTGTACCATAAGAAACATGAGCAATAGTAGATAAGTCTGACACATGCACAACTACTCTAACTTACAAGAATGTCAATATTGACTGTCCAAATTTCCATAAACCACTATGGTACTGGGTACCTTAGACCTAAGCTGATTTGATTTTTAACCAGGTCTGATGTCCCAGACCTGACCCGACCCAATTTATCGGTAAAAAATTAATACGGACCCATTGCGACACAGGTTGAGTCCCTCAGGTACCCACATGTCTAGGTTCCAATTGACAGCCCTATGATTAGAAGTGGATCTGCAATGACAGCATACTTAATGACAGAAAATCCTTATCAAGATTAAGAACCACGTGCAGAACAAGATTATCCCACAAGGTTGATATTCTAGGTGTCATCTATGCGTTCTGCATTTTCAACTTTTCTTGTTTAGTGCATGAGAGActggatttgagaataaattacAGAAATTTATCCAACAGAAATGTTACTCACTGGCAACATCATAAACGATTACTGCAACAGAAGAATCTCTAATGTAGCTTGGAATGAGACTTCTAAATCTCTCCTGTCCAGCAGTATCCCTGTAAATTTAGAATATCACATTTCAGAAAATTACGCAGTTGTAAAATGACAACAAGAAGAGGCATGCTATGAAATGCAATTACATCCATCATGCAAACCAAATGTTATTATAGAGGATAAACAAAATATGGTCAAATTCTAAGCCATCAAAAtaactcgttgattgtaatcaacctatgtaatagactattagatagtgcttgattgtataatcaacctatgtaataatcTATTCCATTGCGCTTCTGGGAATTCTGTGCTCTCCTTGCCAGTCCCCATCCTGGAAAAGGAGTGTTGTGTTTTCTCCATTTTTCACCGCCAGTCCAAGGGAGAGGGCTATCACTTCAAGAGAAGTGGGGAAATTCTTCGAGAAACAAATGAAAAGGTCATTAATTTCCAAAATTTGTTTCTTAGGAACAAGTCTCCCTAGTGGTTCGCTTGAAATTACTCAACCATATTTTTGCAGCATTGGACCTACATTTTGTTGGCATC
This window encodes:
- the LOC131242274 gene encoding ras-related protein RABH1e translates to MATVSPLAKYKLVFLGDQSVGKTSIITRFMYDKFDTTYQATIGIDFLSKTMYLEDRTVRLQLWDTAGQERFRSLIPSYIRDSSVAVIVYDVANRQSFLNTSKWIEEVRAERGSDVIIVLVGNKTDLVDKRQVSIEEGDSKSREFGVMFIETSAKGGFNIKPLFRKIAAALPGMETLSSTKQDDMVDVSLKPQVDSSRSEQQSGGCAC